Below is a window of Gilliamella sp. ESL0405 DNA.
ACGTTGACGGTCGAATCAACCAATTTAAGGACATTAGCTGAAATAGAAGCTTGTTCAATTTTGCTACCGTCTAACTCACCATTGACCACAACAATATAATTGAAATGCTTTAGCTGCCACAAATCGTTTTTATCAAATCCAATTATCAATTTAGCAATTTTAGTAACATGTTGATTTTCATCTTTGATCGTCAGATCTTCAACAGATATTTCATAAAAGTTAGCTAAAGAATGATTAACTTTACCGATTGAAATAGAATATGAGCTTAATTTTGATAATTGTTGGCTAATAAATTTAGCGCCGTAATTAGTCTGTACAGCAAAGTAAGCCAGCAAAATTAAAATCCAGACAATTGTTAAAAAAGTAATCAGTAATAATCGAATCGTTCGCATAACAAAAACTAAATAGTAACAATAAATAATTAGATATTACATTACGATAACCGATTTTAACTAAAATAGCACTCGATTTTGATATAAATGATCTGTTGTTAAACCGATTTTCCAGTTAATATATAACAAGCCAAAATTATGACGTTAGAATAACAAATTGAATTAATTACGCCCTCTCTTTTGATTAAGATGAAGGATTGTTATTCTTTTTTTATTTACGATAGATAAATAGGAAAAAACAGAGATGAAACAAATCCCAATGACGGTAAAGGGAGCCGAATTGTTACGTGCCGAACTTGAAGAACTGAAGAATGTCAAAAGACCTCAAATTACAGCAGCTATAGCTGAAGCAAGAGCGCACGGAGATTTGAAAGAAAACGCCGAATACCATGCCGCAAGAGAACAACAAGGATTTTGTGAAGGTCGCATTCAGGAAATTGAAAGTAAATTATCGCAAGCACAAATCATTGATATTACCAAAGTAAAAAATACCGGAAGAATTATTTTTGGTGCCACTGTCACCGTTGTAAATGTAGATACTGACGAAGAAACAACCTACCGTATTGTTGGTGATGATGAAGCCGATTACAAACAAAATTTAATTTCAGTTAACTCACCAATTGCCCGTGGTTTAATTGGTAAAGAAGACGGTGATACTGTTCAAATTAAAACGCCTGGTGGTGATGTTGAGTTTGATATCATTAAAGTTGACTATATTTAATGTCAATTTGCATCAATAATCACTCTCGATAAAAAAACAGGGCAATATGCCCTGTTTTTCATTGATTATTTTGGTAAAGAGATTTTTTTCTCTTCACTCGGTCTAAACACCGTAAAAATAGAGCCAACCTGCTGAACAGGTATCGCTTTAGTTTCACGAATAATCGCATCACAAATAAGTTTTTTTGTTTCGCGATCTTCAGCAGACACTTTAATTTTAATTAGCTCATGAAAGTTCAAGGCATTTTCAATTTCAGCTAAAACGCCTTCAGTAAACCCATT
It encodes the following:
- the greA gene encoding transcription elongation factor GreA codes for the protein MKQIPMTVKGAELLRAELEELKNVKRPQITAAIAEARAHGDLKENAEYHAAREQQGFCEGRIQEIESKLSQAQIIDITKVKNTGRIIFGATVTVVNVDTDEETTYRIVGDDEADYKQNLISVNSPIARGLIGKEDGDTVQIKTPGGDVEFDIIKVDYI
- the yhbY gene encoding ribosome assembly RNA-binding protein YhbY, translated to MNLSNKQKQYLKGEAHHLKPIVMIGANGFTEGVLAEIENALNFHELIKIKVSAEDRETKKLICDAIIRETKAIPVQQVGSIFTVFRPSEEKKISLPK